The Peribacillus sp. FSL E2-0218 genome contains a region encoding:
- a CDS encoding electron transfer flavoprotein subunit alpha/FixB family protein encodes MARKFLVLGEVRDGSLRNVSFEAIGAAKLAADGGEIVGVLVGDSVQDLGNELIQFGADRVVAVENDQLKQYTSDGYAQALLAVIEQEKPEGIFFGHTALGKDLAPKLAGKLESGLISDVTSIEEEGGNIVFTRPIYSGKAFEKKIVTDGVIFATIRPNNIEPLAKDESRSGDVAALSVDIKDLRTIIKDVVRKASEGVDLSEAKVIIAGGRGVKSEDGFEPLKELAQVLGGAVGASRGACDADYCDYSLQIGQTGKVVTPDLYIACGISGAIQHLAGMSNSKVIVAINKDPEANIFNVADYGIVGDLFEVIPLLTEEFKKLKVNA; translated from the coding sequence ATGGCTAGAAAGTTTCTTGTATTGGGCGAAGTTCGCGACGGTTCACTAAGAAATGTATCATTTGAAGCGATCGGTGCGGCTAAACTTGCTGCAGATGGCGGAGAAATTGTAGGTGTTTTAGTTGGTGACAGTGTTCAAGATTTGGGGAATGAATTGATCCAATTCGGTGCAGACCGGGTTGTCGCCGTCGAAAACGATCAATTGAAGCAATACACTTCAGATGGCTATGCGCAAGCCTTGCTCGCCGTCATCGAGCAGGAAAAGCCCGAAGGCATCTTCTTCGGCCATACGGCACTTGGAAAAGACCTTGCCCCTAAATTGGCTGGAAAGCTTGAATCAGGTTTGATTTCTGACGTAACATCCATTGAAGAAGAAGGCGGAAATATCGTTTTCACCCGTCCGATTTATTCTGGTAAAGCTTTTGAAAAGAAAATTGTTACAGATGGAGTGATATTCGCAACGATCCGTCCGAACAATATTGAGCCATTGGCGAAAGATGAGTCCCGCTCCGGTGATGTAGCTGCATTGAGCGTGGATATCAAGGATTTACGCACCATCATAAAAGATGTTGTCAGAAAGGCAAGTGAAGGCGTCGATCTTTCAGAAGCCAAGGTAATCATCGCTGGCGGCCGCGGAGTGAAAAGCGAAGACGGCTTTGAACCTTTAAAGGAACTGGCACAAGTTCTTGGCGGAGCGGTAGGGGCTTCCCGTGGTGCATGTGACGCGGATTATTGTGACTATTCTTTGCAAATCGGTCAAACGGGTAAGGTCGTTACACCTGACCTCTATATTGCCTGCGGAATCTCTGGAGCGATTCAGCATTTAGCTGGTATGTCCAACTCCAAAGTGATCGTAGCCATCAATAAAGACCCTGAAGCGAACATCTTCAATGTAGCTGACTATGGAATTGTCGGCGATCTTTTCGAAGTCATTCCATTACTGACGGAAGAATTCAAAAAACTTAAAGTGAATGCTTAA
- a CDS encoding electron transfer flavoprotein subunit beta/FixA family protein — MNIYVLLKRTFDTEEKITLSNGKINEDGAEFIINPYDEYAVEEAIQVRDAQGGEVTVISVGSEEAEKQLRTALAMGADKAVLINIEDDIENGDQFTTAKIIGEYLKDKEADLIIAGNVAIDGGSGQVGPRVAEILEIPYITTITKLDIANGNVSVIRDVEGDSETIEASLPLLVTAQQGLNEPRYPSLPGIMKAKKKPLEELELDDLDLEEDDVEAKTKTIEIYLPAKKEAGKVLSGEIGDQVSELVQLLRSEAKVI, encoded by the coding sequence GTGAATATTTATGTGCTGCTGAAAAGAACATTCGATACAGAAGAAAAAATTACATTATCCAATGGGAAAATTAATGAGGATGGAGCAGAATTCATCATTAATCCGTATGATGAGTATGCTGTTGAAGAAGCCATCCAAGTGCGTGATGCACAAGGCGGCGAAGTAACGGTCATTTCCGTCGGAAGCGAAGAGGCTGAGAAGCAATTGCGTACAGCTCTTGCAATGGGTGCAGATAAAGCGGTATTGATCAATATCGAAGATGATATAGAAAATGGCGACCAGTTCACGACTGCCAAAATCATAGGCGAATATTTAAAAGACAAAGAGGCGGATTTAATCATTGCAGGGAATGTGGCCATCGATGGCGGTTCAGGTCAAGTCGGTCCACGCGTTGCCGAAATCTTGGAAATCCCTTATATCACAACGATCACTAAATTGGATATTGCAAATGGAAATGTAAGCGTTATCCGTGATGTTGAAGGGGATTCCGAAACGATCGAAGCATCTCTTCCGTTGTTGGTTACGGCTCAGCAAGGGTTAAATGAGCCGCGTTATCCTTCTTTGCCAGGGATCATGAAAGCGAAGAAAAAACCGCTTGAAGAATTGGAATTGGATGATTTGGACCTGGAAGAGGATGATGTTGAAGCGAAAACAAAAACGATCGAAATCTACCTTCCAGCCAAAAAAGAAGCAGGAAAAGTCTTGAGCGGCGAGATCGGTGACCAAGTTAGCGAACTTGTACAATTATTACGCAGCGAAGCTAAAGTAATTTAA
- a CDS encoding enoyl-CoA hydratase, with product MEYLKLSIENHVASITIEHAPANALSSAIIGELSEAFDQIGQNEEVRVVLLHGEGRFFSAGADIKEFTEVKNGEAFISLTKKGQAVFEKIESFPKPVIAAIHGAALGGGLELAMSCHIRLVTERAKLGLPELQLGLIPGFAGTQRLPRYVGTAKAAEMLFTSEPITGTQAVEWGLANQAFSDEELLPKANELAKKIAKKSPVALKAAIELLNYSKHDSYYKGVDREAALFGKAFETADAKEGIQAFIEKREAVFKGK from the coding sequence ATGGAATACCTTAAGCTTTCTATCGAAAATCATGTGGCATCCATAACGATTGAACATGCACCTGCAAACGCACTTTCCTCGGCCATCATCGGGGAGCTGTCAGAGGCCTTCGATCAAATCGGGCAAAACGAAGAGGTGCGAGTTGTCCTACTTCATGGCGAAGGAAGATTTTTCTCGGCGGGAGCTGACATTAAAGAGTTTACTGAAGTGAAAAATGGTGAAGCTTTCATATCCTTGACCAAGAAAGGTCAAGCTGTATTCGAAAAAATCGAATCCTTCCCGAAACCAGTCATTGCCGCCATCCATGGTGCAGCACTTGGCGGAGGGTTGGAACTGGCAATGTCCTGCCACATCCGTTTGGTAACCGAAAGGGCAAAGCTAGGTTTGCCTGAGCTGCAGTTGGGTTTAATCCCTGGTTTTGCCGGCACACAGCGCCTTCCTCGTTATGTCGGCACGGCAAAAGCAGCTGAAATGCTCTTTACAAGCGAACCGATTACAGGCACTCAAGCCGTGGAATGGGGTCTGGCGAATCAAGCCTTCAGTGACGAAGAACTGCTTCCAAAGGCAAATGAGCTGGCTAAAAAAATCGCCAAGAAAAGCCCGGTTGCTTTAAAGGCGGCCATCGAGTTATTGAATTATTCCAAGCATGATTCCTACTATAAAGGTGTGGATAGGGAAGCGGCCCTCTTTGGCAAAGCTTTTGAGACGGCTGATGCAAAAGAAGGAATTCAGGCCTTCATCGAAAAAAGGGAAGCTGTATTCAAAGGGAAATAA
- a CDS encoding TetR/AcrR family transcriptional regulator produces the protein MKRNRPKYNQIIDAAVIVIAQNGYYQAQVSKIAKQAGVADGTIYLYFKNKEDILISLFHEKMGYFVEQIEEELKGKSTASEKMHVLIQKHFQILSEDVNLAIVTQLELRQSNKELRLRINDVLRGYLNLIDQIIIEGKEKGEFLPDLNNLLARQMIFGTIDETVTTWVMNEQKYSLSDLAPDVHRLLLGGCGLRS, from the coding sequence GTGAAACGCAACAGACCAAAGTATAATCAAATTATTGACGCAGCCGTCATCGTCATTGCCCAAAACGGCTATTATCAAGCTCAAGTATCCAAAATCGCCAAGCAGGCAGGCGTAGCGGATGGCACCATATATCTTTATTTCAAAAATAAAGAAGATATTTTAATATCATTATTTCATGAAAAGATGGGCTATTTTGTGGAACAAATCGAAGAAGAGCTCAAAGGAAAATCCACAGCGTCGGAAAAGATGCATGTGCTTATCCAGAAACATTTTCAAATCCTTTCAGAAGACGTGAATTTAGCAATTGTCACCCAGTTGGAATTAAGGCAGTCGAATAAAGAATTGCGCCTAAGAATCAATGATGTGTTGAGAGGGTATTTAAATTTAATCGATCAGATCATCATTGAAGGAAAAGAGAAAGGCGAATTCCTGCCCGATTTAAATAATTTACTTGCAAGGCAGATGATATTCGGAACGATTGACGAAACGGTGACGACATGGGTCATGAATGAGCAAAAGTATTCGCTTTCGGACCTTGCACCAGACGTTCATCGCCTCCTGCTCGGAGGATGCGGCCTTAGAAGTTAA
- a CDS encoding long-chain-fatty-acid--CoA ligase has translation MSHKPWQTIYPEQIPAVLSYEDKPLYSFLKESAEEFPGKTSIHFQGKELSYREVYESALKFAAYLKSIGLQKGERVAVMLPNCPQGVISFFGILMAGGVVVQTNPTYTERELEYQMKDSGAKMILVMDILFPRVTAIASRTNIEHIIVTAIKEYLPFPKNLIYPFIQKKQYGIVVKVEHAGNHHLFTEIMKRKIPEEVLEPIDVNEDLALLQYTGGTTGFPKGVMLTHKNLLANTKMCNAWLYKNRRGEERVLAILPFFHVYGMTTVLVLSVMEGNTMIIMPKFDIEVTLKTIQKQKPTMFPGAPTMYIGLLNHPDIGKYDLSSINACISGSAALPLEVQEQFEKITGGKLVEGYGLSETSPVTHANFIWDQPRVKGSIGLPWPDTDSVILSLETGEELPPNEIGEIAIKGPQVMQGYWNRPEETESTFKNGWLLTGDLGYMDEQGFFYVVERKKDTIIAGGFNIYPREVEEVLYEHEAIQEVVVAGIPDPYRGETVKAYVVLKKNASATEAELNEFARKSLASYKVPRSYEFREELPKTTIGKILRRVLIEEEKKKLSDERKEA, from the coding sequence ATGAGCCATAAGCCATGGCAAACCATTTATCCGGAACAGATACCAGCCGTACTATCGTACGAAGATAAGCCTCTTTATTCATTTTTGAAAGAGTCAGCCGAAGAATTCCCCGGTAAAACATCCATTCATTTCCAGGGAAAGGAATTATCGTACCGCGAAGTTTATGAGTCGGCTTTAAAGTTCGCAGCCTATTTAAAAAGCATCGGCCTTCAAAAAGGAGAACGGGTCGCCGTCATGCTTCCTAACTGCCCTCAAGGTGTCATCAGCTTTTTTGGGATATTGATGGCCGGCGGAGTCGTCGTTCAAACGAATCCAACGTATACGGAACGTGAACTCGAGTATCAAATGAAAGATTCGGGGGCGAAAATGATTTTAGTGATGGATATTTTATTTCCCCGTGTCACGGCAATCGCTTCTAGAACGAATATCGAACATATCATTGTAACCGCTATCAAGGAATATTTACCTTTTCCGAAAAATCTCATTTATCCATTCATCCAAAAAAAGCAATATGGAATCGTCGTCAAAGTGGAGCATGCAGGCAATCATCATTTGTTCACCGAAATCATGAAACGGAAAATCCCCGAGGAAGTGCTCGAGCCGATCGATGTGAATGAAGACCTTGCCCTTTTGCAATATACGGGAGGGACAACGGGCTTTCCGAAAGGGGTCATGCTTACTCATAAGAACTTATTGGCGAATACGAAGATGTGCAATGCGTGGCTTTATAAAAATAGGCGCGGGGAAGAAAGGGTCTTGGCCATTTTACCATTCTTCCACGTGTATGGGATGACGACGGTATTGGTTCTTTCCGTCATGGAAGGGAATACGATGATCATCATGCCGAAGTTCGATATCGAAGTGACGCTGAAAACTATCCAAAAACAGAAACCGACGATGTTTCCCGGTGCGCCAACGATGTATATCGGTCTACTGAACCATCCGGATATCGGCAAGTATGACCTGTCTTCCATCAATGCCTGTATAAGCGGTTCTGCAGCATTGCCCTTGGAGGTTCAAGAGCAATTCGAAAAAATCACGGGCGGAAAGCTCGTTGAGGGCTATGGACTTTCGGAAACTTCTCCGGTGACCCATGCTAATTTCATTTGGGATCAGCCCAGGGTAAAAGGCAGCATTGGATTGCCATGGCCAGATACGGACTCGGTGATCTTGTCCCTGGAAACGGGTGAAGAGCTTCCACCGAATGAAATTGGGGAAATAGCCATAAAAGGGCCTCAAGTGATGCAGGGATACTGGAATCGACCGGAAGAAACGGAAAGCACTTTTAAAAATGGCTGGCTGCTTACAGGCGATTTGGGCTACATGGATGAACAGGGGTTCTTTTATGTGGTCGAGCGGAAAAAAGATACCATCATTGCCGGGGGATTCAATATATACCCACGTGAGGTGGAAGAGGTCCTATATGAGCATGAGGCGATTCAAGAGGTTGTAGTGGCAGGAATACCTGATCCATATCGCGGTGAAACCGTCAAAGCTTATGTTGTCCTGAAAAAAAATGCCAGTGCGACTGAAGCAGAATTGAATGAGTTTGCCAGAAAGAGCCTTGCTTCCTATAAGGTGCCGCGCAGCTATGAATTCAGGGAAGAACTGCCTAAAACGACAATAGGAAAGATCTTGAGAAGAGTCCTGATCGAGGAAGAAAAGAAGAAGCTATCCGACGAAAGAAAAGAAGCGTAA
- a CDS encoding DUF350 domain-containing protein encodes MENMWENEYVYIAARYSVVILCMIVFLAIFELVTKYKNWEEIKQGNLSVALATGGKIFGIAYVFQQSILHQNSLLTMIGWGVYGFVLLLIGYFIFEFMTPGFKIDEEIQKDNRAVGFLSMIISIALSLVIGAGIS; translated from the coding sequence ATGGAGAATATGTGGGAAAATGAATATGTATATATAGCTGCTCGTTACAGTGTCGTAATTTTGTGCATGATTGTTTTTTTAGCCATTTTTGAACTTGTCACAAAGTACAAGAACTGGGAGGAAATCAAACAGGGAAACCTATCCGTGGCGTTGGCAACAGGCGGCAAAATATTTGGAATCGCCTATGTATTCCAGCAGTCCATCCTCCATCAGAACTCGCTCCTTACCATGATTGGCTGGGGTGTGTACGGATTTGTCCTTTTGCTGATCGGTTATTTCATTTTTGAATTTATGACACCTGGTTTTAAAATAGATGAAGAAATACAAAAAGATAACCGGGCAGTTGGATTCCTATCGATGATCATTTCCATCGCTTTATCTTTAGTCATCGGTGCCGGAATTTCTTGA